The following coding sequences lie in one Benincasa hispida cultivar B227 chromosome 6, ASM972705v1, whole genome shotgun sequence genomic window:
- the LOC120079475 gene encoding 60S ribosomal protein L34: MVQRLTYRKRHSYATKSNQHRVVKTPGGKLIYQTTKKRASGPKCPVTGKRIQGIPHLRPAEYKRSRLARNRRTVNRAYGGVLSGSAVRERIIRAFLVEEQKIVKKVLKIQKAKEKLAAKS; the protein is encoded by the exons ATGGTGCAGCGACTTACTTACCGTAAGCGCCACAGCTACGCCACCAAATCCAATCAGCACCGCGTTGTCAAAACCCCCG GTGGAAAATTGATCTATCAAACCACTAAAAAGAGAGCCAGCGGCCCCAAATGTCCTGTTACGGGGAAGAGAATCCAAGGG ATTCCCCACTTGAGGCCTGCTGAATACAAGAGGTCTAGACTGGCTAGGAACCGTAGAACCGTTAATCGAGCATATGGTGGTGTGTTGTCAGGAAGTGCTGTGAGGGAAAG GATTATTCGGGCTTTTCTCGTAGAAGAGCAGAAGATTGTGAAAAAGGTATTGAAAATCCAGAAGGCAAAGGAAAAGTTAGCTGCCAAGAGTTAA